TGCATGCGATGCCTTGAGGCATGCCCAGTTGGTATCGAAATAACCCGAATACGTGAGAACGAACGCAAGGAGTATCCATTATTCACATCGTCGAGCTACAGCTACATCAATGGTTATAAATACCCAAAAGCAAAGGTGGCATTCTTTGCAGGATGCATGGGGCATTTAACACCATCGGTGATAAAATCGACCCTGGCCCTGTTCGATGCCGCAGGTGTTGATTACACCTTTATTGACAAAAACGGAAGTATTTGCTGTGGTAGGCCACTACAAATGAACGGCCAGGCCGATGCTGCCAAACAACTTATAGCCAAAAACAACCATTTAATTGTTGAAAGTGGTGCCGAGGTGCTAGTAACCTCCTGTCCAATATGCGCCCGAGAGTTTGCCAGTAGCTATCACCTTACAATACCTGTTTTACACCACAGCCAGTACCTACTTCAATTAACCAAACAAAACAGGTTGAGGTTTAACCAGTCGGGGTTAAAAGTTACCTACCACGACCCCTGTGAGCTGAGTCGTGGACTAAATATTACCCGAGAGCCTCGCGAACTCCTGCAAAATGCAGCGATCTTATCAAACGGAAGCAAAGAAATTGAAAGCAAATCGTTATGCTGTGGTGGCAGCCTTGGCATAACCAATATCTCCATGACCGACCGTTACAAAATTGCTAACAACACTCTTGATGAAATTGTTACTGAGAGTAGTAGTTACCTAGTAACAGCCTGTCCGATGTGTCGCAAAACTTTTACCAACGCACAAGAAAAAATAAAAGTGCTTGATATTGCTGAAATATTGGAAAAGAATTTAAACTTTGCACCCGAAAAAGCGTCAGATAAAGTTCAGACGCAAGCTAAACATCAAGCAGTAACAACATAAAGTAAAAAGCGATGCATAACGAGAAACTTGGATTTAACAGCCTTCTCATTCACGGGGGCATGGAACCCGACCCAATGGGAAGCGCAACAGTACCCATTTACCAAACATCAACCTTTGCCTTTGAGAATGTTGACGAAGGGGCAAGGTGCTTTGCAGGAGAAAGCAATGGATTTATCTACACCCGAATAGGCAACCCAACCATTTCGGCGCTTGAGCGCCAGGTGGCTATTCTGGAAAATGGTTTTGGTGGAATTGCCACTGCCTCGGGTATGGGCGCAGTATCGTCAATTTACATGGCTTTTCTGAAAGCAGGTGACCACATTGTTAGCACCGATGCGGTATACGGGCCCTCACGCGGTATTATGGAAACCTACTTCAAGCGGTTTGGGGTTGAAAGTACTTATATCGACACATCGAAACTCGAAAACATTGAGGCTGCCATTAAGCCAAACACCCGAATGTTATACCTTGAGAGTCCCACTAACCCTACCATGGTTATCACCGATATAAAAGCAGCCTCGGAGCTAGCCCATAAGCATGGGTTAGTAGTGGTGGTTGATAATACCTTTTGTAGCCCTTACCTGCAGCGTCCCCTCGATCTTGGCGCCGATGTAGTATTTCATTCAATGACCAAGTTCCTTAACGGTCATGCCGATATTGTTGCTGGTATTATTGTAACTAAAACCCAGGAACTCTATAAAACTGTTCGCCCAGCCATGGTGAATATGGGATGTAATATGGATCCGCACCAGGCCTACATGGTACTTAGGGGTATCAAAACCCTTTCGCTCCGTATTGAACGCGCCCAGCAAAACGCTCAAAAAGTTGCCGAATATCTTGAGAAACACCCCAAAATTGAATGGGTTAAGTTCCCGGGGCTAAAATCGCACCCTCAGTTTGAGCTGGCTCAAAAGCAGATGAAGGGACCGGGTGCCATGATAAGCTTTGAACTAAGAGGCGGCATTGAAGCCGGTAAAATACTCATGAATAATGTACGGTTGGCCAT
This window of the Tenuifilum sp. 4138str genome carries:
- a CDS encoding trans-sulfuration enzyme family protein, with the protein product MHNEKLGFNSLLIHGGMEPDPMGSATVPIYQTSTFAFENVDEGARCFAGESNGFIYTRIGNPTISALERQVAILENGFGGIATASGMGAVSSIYMAFLKAGDHIVSTDAVYGPSRGIMETYFKRFGVESTYIDTSKLENIEAAIKPNTRMLYLESPTNPTMVITDIKAASELAHKHGLVVVVDNTFCSPYLQRPLDLGADVVFHSMTKFLNGHADIVAGIIVTKTQELYKTVRPAMVNMGCNMDPHQAYMVLRGIKTLSLRIERAQQNAQKVAEYLEKHPKIEWVKFPGLKSHPQFELAQKQMKGPGAMISFELRGGIEAGKILMNNVRLAMLAVSLGGVETLIQHPASMTHSKMSPEARLKANITDGLVRFSVGIEDVEDIIADLDQALAKI